The Leclercia adecarboxylata region AACCGCCGCTGCCGGTATCGGTGTTCCAGCACAGGGTGTCCTGCATGTCAGGTTTGTGCAGCGCATCGTACAGCTGCGCGACCGAGGCCGCCGCATTGCGAAACGCCGGATGAGTGGTCACATCTTTCACGCGCTCGCCGTAGATGTAGATCTCACGGCCATCCTGCAGGCTCTTCAGATACTCTTCGCCGGTTAATGGGCGGGTAGTGCTCGCGCGGAAATCTTCAGGTTTCATAGGGACCTCGTATCGGAATAGGGTTGTTAAATTTATGTGTTGTTTTTGTTGTTTAATTGAAGCGCGAGAGAGGCGGGCCGTGAAGGGACGAATGGGTCAACGGCGGGTACTTTTCAGGCGGGTGTGAGATTTGTGATCGGGGTGGGGTTTGAGGGGTGGAATGGTGCGGTCTGCCTGCCGGTTTGTTCACTCTCCCTTTGGGAGAGGGTTAGGGTTAGGGGAAACATGTGGCTCAGGTAGTGGTTCCGTTCACTCTAATTTCTGTGCTTCTCTGTTAGCCGCACCACACGTGAACGTGCCAGGGCGGCTCAATCGCCACCGCCCTGGCGACCCGGGCTACAGGAAACGACTCAGCGATTTTCAGCCGGACCAGGGTGCGGCTTCAGGTTTGTTGCTTTCAGTTGCTCTGAAATCGCTGAATGAACATATTCCAGAAAGCGTGGACGGGGCTGGAGAAGGGGAGCAGGCGATGACTAACATAGGATGTTAAGAATCTCAGGGGTATCGCGATTCAGAACTGCTTAAAATGACGTTAATATAGCCACTTAATTTTCATGGATTATGGTGAGTACGGACGATGGAAAGTGTAATGAGAATATTGCCAGATGTATTAGCGCTGATTGAATGATGAATCTCAATAAAAGATTGGCAATACTCGTCAGGTTTGTAATGTTAAGGCCCCTTAAATGGTTGCTTCGCGTTACCCTATTTCTGGCGATTACGTTTCTGTTTCTGATAAGCGGCATTTTTGATCCACTGGCTGAAAGCCTGAGAGTACCCATCGCCAGGTTCATGACCCGGTTTGTTCATGATGATTTAACTCTGTATGCGGATTACTACTCTGACAACCGGGAAAATGCCTGGCTGTATATTTATGTGTTCCTGAATGTCATCGTCGGCATAGTTTCTGTCGCAGCATTCGAGTTTCTGGCTAAATTAGCCAAAAAGAGTAATTAACTTCCTGATGATGGTCCGTCTGATGCGGGCTTTTTATTCGGCCTTACCTGGCGTCCAGCATAGCGCGGTTTAACTGCCGGGTGGCGCTGCGCTTACCCGGCCTACGTGAGTGTGCCGGTTTGTTCCCTCTCCCTTTGGGAGAGGGTTAGGGTTAGGGGAAACATGTGGCTCAGGTAGTGGTTCCGTTCACTCTAATTTCTGTGCTTCTCTGTTAGCCGCACCACACGTGAACGTGCCAGGGCGGCTCAATCGCCACCGCCCTGGCGACCCGGGCTCCCGGCAAGAAAATCGCCGCTTCGCGGTGCCTTCGTCTTATTCCTTCCGGCTTTCGGGTCGGGCACCAGCCTGCATCCATGCAGGCTATGCCCTCTCGGCGCGTCCCTGCGCCTCGCCCCGGCCTACAGGAAACGACTCAGCGATTTTCAGCCGGACCAGGGAGCGGCTTCAGGTTTGTTGCTTTCAGTTGCTCTGAAATCGCTGAATGAACAGCTCTCAAACTTCTGATTGTCTTGCTTCTGGAAGCATGCTCGCAAAGTTCAAAGTAACCCGATGAAACGCGCAATGCACTTTGCGGACGTCTTCTGCAGGCGTTAAACCAGCTTCGTTGTCTGTGTGATGAGGACTTACCGCCGCATCTCGTCGAGCAGCCGATCGCAGGTGAAAGCGCATGCCTCATTGCTGGCAGGAGACTGTCACGCCGGTGGAGTACGCCCGGGCGCTTACCCGGCCTGTGACTTGTAGCCCCGGTAAGCGCAGCGCCACCGGGGAAGAAGACCGCAAAGGATTCAGGACACCGGCACCTTCTGCGCCCGATAACTGCTCGGCGAGCACCCCACTAACCGGTTAAAAAACCGCGCGAAGTAGGCCGGGTCTTTAAACCCCAGTTGCCAGGCGATCTCGTTCACCGCGCTGTCGGAAAAGACCAGCAGCCGTTTGGCTTCACGCAGCTGGCGGTCGAAGATGAGTCGTTTTGGTGGACGGTTGGCGAAGCGGCGACAGATGTCGGTCAGGCGCGATTCGGTGAGGTGCAGTTCCCGGGCGTAATCGGGCACCGTCCAGTGCTGGTGGAAGTGCCCGTCGACCATCTGATTGAAGCGCTGGAACAGCTTCAGCTCGCCGCGCATGCCGTTCGCGGCGTGGTCGTCGAGCTTCGCATTGCGCAGCAGCAGGGTAAACACCGCCTGCGCCAGCAGCACCAGCGTATGTTCCCGTCCGGGCAGCTCCCCGGTGGACTCCCGTTCAATCAGCCGCCAGTAGTGGCTGAGTGCCGCCAGCTCGTCCGGTTTATCGGCTAATGAAAGGCACATACCCGGCAGCCCGAAGGTCTCCCGGGTGCCGGGATAGAGCACTTCCAGCAGCGGCCAGATCAGGTCTTCGTGCACCGTCAGCACGTGCCCGTCGCTGTCCGATTCGGTGAAAAACGCGTGCGGCACCGAAGGTGGGGTAAGGACAAACAGCGGCGCCTGCACCGAGTAGCGGTGCTCGTCCAGCTGGAGCGCGATCTGCCCGGTATCAAGAAAGTGCATCTGAAAATAGTGGTCATGGCGATGGGCCTGCATATCGCGGCCAAAAAAGGCCGCCATGCGGGCAAACGACTGATAATGCACATCGTCAGTACCCAGACTCTCGTCGTACTCTTTGCTGATATCGATATTGGCAATCGGGCTCTGGCACATAACCGCTCCTCAGTGGATCTTCTGCGTCGCCATGTCCGGCACGCTCTCACGGCTCTCCTGCCGGGTCATCGGAATACGCGTCAGCACCAGCGCACCCACCACCAGCAGCCCGGCCACAAACCACAGCCCGGAGCTGAAGCTGCCGGTGGCGTCGCGCAGGATGCCGATCAGCAGCGGGCTGACGGCGGAGCCGACGTTGCCGATGGCGTTGATCACCGCCAGCGCCACCGCCCGGGACTGCAGGCTAATAACCTGATCCGGGGTGGTCCAGAATATCGCCATGGCGGTAAAGGATCCGGTTGAGGCCATAATGATGCCAAGCAGCTGGATCAGGCTGTGATCGGTCGCCGACGCCAGCAGCCATCCTGCCGCCGCAAACAGATACGGCAGGATAGTGTGCTTTTTTCGCTCTTTTAACCTGTCGGAGCGACGGCTCCACCAGATCATCCCGAGGATGGTGCAAAACTGCGGGATCGCCGCCAGCAGGCCAATCACGATATTGCTGCTGCCGGTGTTAAAGCTCTGCAGGATCTGCGGCGTCCAGATATTGATGGCGCTCAGGGTGTTGGTCAGGCAGAAGTAGGCCAGGGTGTAGAGCAGCACCGCCGGGGTCAATATTTCACGCAGCGTCGAGCGCGGGGTGGCGGCGTGGGCGATGGCGCTCTCCTGCTCCCGGTCGATCATCCTCTTCAGGGTCTGCTTCTCTTCGTCGTCAAGCCAGGTCGCCTGATCCGGCGTGTCGTTGAGGAAGAACCAGGTCACCACGCCGAGCACCACCGACGGCAGCCCCTCCAGCAGGAACAGCCACTGCCAGCCCTTCAGGTTCCACAGGCCGTCCATCGCCAGAATGTAGCCCGACAGGATCGAGCCCAGCATCATGGTCACCGGCATGGCGATCATAAACAGCGCGTTGGCGCGGGCACGGTGATAGGCGGGGAACCACCAGGTGAGATAAACCAGGATCCCCGGCAGGAACCCGGCTTCGGCAATGCCCACCAGCATACGCAGCACGTAAAGCGTTTCCGGGCTGGTGGCGAACATGGTGCAGGTGGAGGCGATGCCCCACACCACCATGATCCCGGCGATCCAGCGGCGCGCGCCGATCTTCGCCAGCATGATGTTGCTGGGGATGCCGCACAGCACGTAGGTCACATAAAACAAGGTTGCGGCCAGGCCAAACATGGTGGAGGTGAGGCCCAGATCTTTGCCCATCGTCAGCCCGGCGAAGCCGATGTTGATGCGGTCGAGAAACGAAAAGACAAACAGAATAAAGAGAAACACGATCAGGCGGCGAAACAGCTTATTGATAACGCGATGTTCAACGGCTTTATTATCTTGCAGGGTAGAGGTCGTCATGGTGCACTCCAGATCTTACATTCAGTAGACGGATTTATTGTTATTAACTGACGTAACCGGTTTATCGATAAAGCGTGCTGCCAGCGCTTCGGCACCGCGGGCGAGCAGGGTGGTATCCACGCCGACGGCGACAAACAGCGCCCCGAGTTCAAGGTAGCGACGGGCCAGCTGCTCGTTTGCCATCAGGATGCCGGGAGCTTTGCCGGCAGCCCGGATCTGCGCGATCGCCTGTTCAATGGCGGCCTGCACCTCCGGGTGCTGGGGGTTACCGGCAAAGCCCATGTCGGCGCTGAGATCCGCCGGGCCGATAAACACTCCGTCCACCCCTTCCACATCCAGGATCTGCGGCAGGTTTTTCAGCGCCTCGCGGGTTTCAATTTGCACCAGCACGCACATGGCGTCGTTGGCCTGCTGCAGGTAATCCGGGATGCGGTTCCAGCGCGAGGCGCGGGCCAGGGCACTTCCCACGCCGCGAATACCCGCGGGGGGATAGCGGGTGGCGCGCACCGCCAGCCGCGCTTCGTCGGCGTTTTGCACCATCGGCAACAGCAGGGTTTGCGCCCCGACGTCCAGCAGCTGTTTGATCTGCACCGGATCGTTCCACGGGGGGCGCACCACCGGCTGGCTGGGGTAGGGGGCGATGGCCTGCAGCTGGGTCAGGACGGTCTGCACACTGTTGGGGGCGTGCTCGCCGTCGATCAGCAGCCAGTCGAAACCGGCCCCGGCCAGCAGCTCGGCGCTGTAGCTGCTGGTGAGCCCCAGCCATAAGCCGATCTGCGGTTTGCCCGCTTTCAGCGCGTTTTTGAAGGCGTTTTCCATGGTCGTCTCCTTATACAAAGCGGCAGCTGATGGAGCCCATGTTGCCGTAGTCGACGTGGAAGGTGTCGCCCTTGCTCGCCGCCACCGGGCGGGTAAAGGAGCCGCCGAGGATGATCTGGCCCGGTTCCAGCTGCACGTCGTAGGGTGCCAGCTTGTTCGCCAGCCACGCCACGCCGTTCGCCGGGTGGTTGAGCACCCCTGCGGCGACGCCGGTCTCCTCGATCACGCCGTTGCGGTAGAGCAGGGCGGAGATCCAGCGCAGATCCAGCTCGTCAGGACGGATCGGGCGGCCACCGAGGATCACCCCGGCGTTGGCGGCGTTATCGGAGATGGTGTCGAACACCTTGCGCGGGCGCTGTGTTTCCGGGTCGATGTTGTGGCAGCGGGCGTCGATCAGCTCCAGCGCCGGGATGACGTAATCCGTGGCGTTGTAGACGTCGAACATCGTGCAGTTTGGGCCGCGCAGGGGTTTGGCCAGCACGAAGGCCAGCTCCACTTCAATGCGCGGGACGATAAAGCGGTCGGTGGGGATATCGCTGCCGTCGTGGAAGAACATGTCGTCGAGCAGGGCCCCGTAGTCCGGCTCGCTGATCTGCGAGCTGGCCTGCATCGCTTTTGAGGTCAGGCCGATTTT contains the following coding sequences:
- the hpaA gene encoding 4-hydroxyphenylacetate catabolism regulatory protein HpaA — translated: MCQSPIANIDISKEYDESLGTDDVHYQSFARMAAFFGRDMQAHRHDHYFQMHFLDTGQIALQLDEHRYSVQAPLFVLTPPSVPHAFFTESDSDGHVLTVHEDLIWPLLEVLYPGTRETFGLPGMCLSLADKPDELAALSHYWRLIERESTGELPGREHTLVLLAQAVFTLLLRNAKLDDHAANGMRGELKLFQRFNQMVDGHFHQHWTVPDYARELHLTESRLTDICRRFANRPPKRLIFDRQLREAKRLLVFSDSAVNEIAWQLGFKDPAYFARFFNRLVGCSPSSYRAQKVPVS
- the hpaH gene encoding 2-oxo-hept-4-ene-1,7-dioate hydratase; the protein is MLDKHTHTLIAHRLHQAEQTREQIRAISLDYPAITIEDAYAVQREWVNLKIAEGRVLKGHKIGLTSKAMQASSQISEPDYGALLDDMFFHDGSDIPTDRFIVPRIEVELAFVLAKPLRGPNCTMFDVYNATDYVIPALELIDARCHNIDPETQRPRKVFDTISDNAANAGVILGGRPIRPDELDLRWISALLYRNGVIEETGVAAGVLNHPANGVAWLANKLAPYDVQLEPGQIILGGSFTRPVAASKGDTFHVDYGNMGSISCRFV
- the hpaX gene encoding 4-hydroxyphenylacetate permease is translated as MTTSTLQDNKAVEHRVINKLFRRLIVFLFILFVFSFLDRINIGFAGLTMGKDLGLTSTMFGLAATLFYVTYVLCGIPSNIMLAKIGARRWIAGIMVVWGIASTCTMFATSPETLYVLRMLVGIAEAGFLPGILVYLTWWFPAYHRARANALFMIAMPVTMMLGSILSGYILAMDGLWNLKGWQWLFLLEGLPSVVLGVVTWFFLNDTPDQATWLDDEEKQTLKRMIDREQESAIAHAATPRSTLREILTPAVLLYTLAYFCLTNTLSAINIWTPQILQSFNTGSSNIVIGLLAAIPQFCTILGMIWWSRRSDRLKERKKHTILPYLFAAAGWLLASATDHSLIQLLGIIMASTGSFTAMAIFWTTPDQVISLQSRAVALAVINAIGNVGSAVSPLLIGILRDATGSFSSGLWFVAGLLVVGALVLTRIPMTRQESRESVPDMATQKIH
- the hpaI gene encoding 4-hydroxy-2-oxoheptanedioate aldolase, whose amino-acid sequence is MENAFKNALKAGKPQIGLWLGLTSSYSAELLAGAGFDWLLIDGEHAPNSVQTVLTQLQAIAPYPSQPVVRPPWNDPVQIKQLLDVGAQTLLLPMVQNADEARLAVRATRYPPAGIRGVGSALARASRWNRIPDYLQQANDAMCVLVQIETREALKNLPQILDVEGVDGVFIGPADLSADMGFAGNPQHPEVQAAIEQAIAQIRAAGKAPGILMANEQLARRYLELGALFVAVGVDTTLLARGAEALAARFIDKPVTSVNNNKSVY